From the Kwoniella dendrophila CBS 6074 chromosome 4, complete sequence genome, the window GTCCAACCAAGTTCACCAAGTACTCCTTCATTGGAAAGAGTCGTTGCTAATGGGGACAAAGACAGCATTAGCAAGATGTAGCAATCACGCAACTCAAAGTCGTGGACTTACTGTATTGATGGGACCAGGTGTGTACAGCAATGTGGCCACCAGCGTTAACAGCGGCTTGCATACCAGTTGGACTAGAACAAGGTCAGCATGAGAAATGTTGTTAGAACTACGAGGATTCCCCAGCTTACTCGTAAAGGATGTTACCACCGATCATGAAATGAGTAGCAGCTGTTGAAGCGTTGTTTTTGGCCAAGAAATCGTATAAAGCTGGAGAAGCATTTGTTGgtccatcatcaaatgataacTGGTTTGAGGAGGAGACATAGTGGATCAGTATACAGCACTAAATATCTAGAAAGGCAATCAAATACATACTGCGAAAATACCTTGACCTGGATTATAGAGATCTTCTTTAGTCGTACATTCGTAGGTAAAAGAACAGATTTTTTCGTCTGACGGAGTTTCACCATTTGCGTAAGTTGGGTAACCGTTGTTTGGTGTAGCGACCGAAACATCTGGTAAAGTGATTGACTTCAATTTGTCTAACCATGCTTGAGGTAAACCATTTGATGGTGGTGTACTTCCGGCAGCAGGGTAATTTTGGGTAAAATCTGTTAGTGATGGTGAAAAGGTACAAGTAAAATGATCAGCATAAAACAGAAATAGATTGGAGTTTTGGCTGACATGTGTTGATGTCATCCGGTAAAACTTACTTGCATCAGAAGGACTTGGTGTATACCTTTTACTGAATAACTCATGAACAGATGAATCTCTAGGCTGTAACCATGATTCATCTAATGGTGTAGCTGATACAGCTATGGCCAGTAAGGAGAAAGTTGAGAGTAAATTAGTTGTGAACATTGTTATTGTCGGTTTCGCTTGATGTAGCTTCTAATTATAAGTGTATATGATTGTGTTGGTAAGGATACAGGTAAAATTCCCCGGGCGCAGTATAATGTTTGATCTACTGTTTTAAAGGAGATCGACAAAATTATAGATCATAAAATATGAGAAATCGAATTATTAACCCAGAAAACGATGTTTACCGAAACTGATTAAGGAGGATAAGAGGATGAGAATGgtaagaaaaagaataaaagagTGTGattatgtatgtatgtatgtatattatatatatacgagaaatgaaaagaaagaggattCAAGAGAGATAGCTTACAGCTTTTACGGCCTTTTGATAGATTTTATATTGGGTCCGTGCTGTGTTTTGTATTTTTTATGTTTTGATgggatgaaattgattacGGTTTTGTTTGTTTACTTGACTTTTAACTAGTTCAGGGTCTGTTATCGGGAGGATGATGTGTACCCCGCCAAGTATGCCGCAAGAGAATAATATACGTATAAATCCCCGAAATTGGATCAGGCGAATGAGCTGAACAGATGAGCAAAAAGCGGTGCCTTGAAACAGGTCCTTTGAGCGAAAACAACTATGACCTAAACAAAAACTAAAAAGTCAAATAGGTCAGCATAtgaaaaatatcatcaaaggtATCTCTAATTTGTTCCAAGTTGAAATGATACGGTATCTGTTCTATAGACACTACCGGAGTGTCCTTGATTGTATTTGTTTAAGCGGAAAATCAAGTATGAGGTTATAGAAGGCCAAAAAGTAAAAGGATAATGACAGGTAAAAAGGGTTGAAAAGGCGGTGTGATGGAAAATGACGAGAAAATAATATGAAAAAGTTTAGGAAAATTCCGTTCTCCCCCTAGTTTGCTCACATGTTAGATAGGAATTATTGAAATAACGAAGACAAtcctgttgatgatgatgatgaaagcGATGACCGGGATGAGTTACAATAAAAGTGATTGATACTAAGAGGAATTGATATGTCTTTGCCGGTGACTGATTTATTTTCcgaatcaaaatcagaaatcATATGGGAGAAACAAATGACAAACAAAGGTTTTATTTAAATCCTATAATCAAGACATGCGATGGGTTCTTTATCGATCAGAAATACTTTCTCGCTTTGCTGTTTGTCAATTGCCAAGCATCATGAATTCACTTTCAACTTGTGCCCGCACAGTTGTGCTCAAAAGTGCGCTTGTGCTTGTTTGTCTCTTTCACATGTCGAAAAAGTGAATGTTTGTAATGTTCTATCCGGCAGGTCAAAAAGGTTTCAGACTAACGTTATCTGCTTGTCTTTGAACGGTACCTGACCAGCTTATAGAATACCTTCCGGCCGCTTGCTACCGTGCTTGTCTTGGGTTTAAAGAAGGACTGTAACACGGTTACGTAAGTCAGAAGTCAAGACGAACCGCTAATCTAGAGATAAGCTACAAATCTGGGATGCTGCTTAGAATGCATTGCAGCTTGAAAAAAACCCCTTCATATGATTGGGAGAAGACGCTTCTACCCTGTCATCTATGACGCCTTGTAAAGCCaataagaaagaaggtgaaattgcaTTCTACATATCCCCAGATATCAATCAACCATGGTCAGTCGCGACTCGGAAGAGAGTGGAGGTAAAAATGTAATGATCCGAAATTTAGAAGAGCAGGCGAACTGATTGTTAATGACTATATGAATATTTGTATGAAACAAACGTTTCTAATTATAACtaaacatcatcataatctaGTACAGAATGAGACGAAGTGCTATACGTTTATCAGTCTTGCCACCGACCTTAAGAACGATATTATCAACTACTACTCCAGCTCAAATCAACGCAGtctcatcctcatcatcctcttcaacttcaacttcaaccgATAGTAATCACACTGCTGGTAATGGAAACCAAGAGATTACAGTAAACGGGTGGATCAAATCTATCAGAACACATAAAAATGTTTCTTTCGTAGAAGTCAATGATGGAAGTTCAGGCAGAAGTCTGCAAGCTGtattgaaaggtaaaggtaaagctgatgGGTGAGTTTCTTTCAAGTAAGAGTCAGCGGATTCTGAAAACATGCAGAATAAAGCACTATAATTCAGTAACGGGACTGACTGAAAAGCTAATCAACACCCACCTAACAGTCTGACGAATGGAACGAGCGTGAAGCTTATAggagaattgaagaaatcaagaggtcaaggtcaagatgttgaattatcaGTTAGAGATATTGAAGTTCTAGGTGAATGTGATGCTGAAGTGAGTATAGACAATTGCAAACTTATTACGACAAATTAGCAAATCAAGTTGATACTCAAATTACGGCTGACATTTTGTATCATTTGTTATTTAGGCATATCCAATACAGAAAAAgtcattaccaccttcagtaTTAAGAGAAAATGCACATCTAAGATTTAGGACTTCACAAACTGCTGCTGTGATGAGGGTTAGAGATGCTGTGATGAGAGATTGGCATGATTGGTTTGAAGTGAGTAGTTTGTGTCAAAGAAGACTCAGCTTCCCTTTTGCAACGATAGAAAACTGATATACATCGAAAATGTAGGAAAATGATTTtacacatatacatacaccGATTTTAACTGGATCAGATTGTGAAGGGGCAGGAGAAGTATTCACTTTATTAGATCAACCTAAATCGTCTCAaccatcgtcatcttcttcttcttcttctatagcAGCAACGAAGGAAGATAGATTTTTCCCACATAATGTGAATTTAACAGTGTCATCACAATTACATTTAGAATCACCTACACATTCATTAAATAGAGTTTATactttatcaccttgtttTAGAGCTGAACCAAGTTTAACTTCAAGACATTTATCTGAATTTTATATgttagaaggtgaattaggtttcATAGAtactttagatgaattattaaatgtcgttgaagatggtattaAACAAACTCTTACCAAATTAttaaattcaacttcaaatagATCGGTTAGATTAAGAGATGATATAAAAGTTATATCGAAATCTTtagaacaacaagaacaagacaAGCAAGAttctgaagttgatataccGGCAACACCTGTGAATAATGTAGATCCACTAGATCATttaaatcagataatatCTAAACCATTTACACGGATAACATATACAGAAGCATTAgatattttatcaaaagaattacctTCCACGACCAATCAGGAAATACCAAAATGGGGTGAAAGTATATCaacagaaaatgaaaaatggttaGCTAGCTATTTTAATGGTCCATTATTTATAACTAGATATCCTAAAAATATCAAACCTTTTTACATGTTACCCACATCCACATCCACATCTGGGCCAGTACAAAATTGTAAAGAAACAGTAGaatgttttgatttattgtttCCACAAATTGGTGAAATGGCAGGAGGATCTTTACGTGAACATGATCATTCCAACTTAGTAAGATCATTAAAGGAAAATGGTATGAAACCAAAACAATATGATTGGTATTTGGATTTAAGAAAATATGGTTCAATTAAACATGGTGGTTGGGGTATGGGATTCGAAAGATGGATTAGTTATTTAACTAAAATTCAGAATATTAAAGATGTTATTGCTTATCCTAGATGGAAAGGTCATTGCAAATAttaaaaacaataatagaCCATATGAGAATGATAGATGATTGCAGTATAAAGCAATCAAGGTTTATAGATATGTGAAATGCATGATAATAAGGGGATTCGGTATATATCACAGCTATACAAAGGATGATTTCAGCACAACATATATGATTGTCCTTATGGTAATGAATATAAAATGAAATGATCGGAATACATATAACGTTTCTTGGAGGAGTTTTATGGATGAGTCAAATATGATATTACACTAATAATTCTTGTTAAATCTTGTCCTAATCGTAATTTGGTCAACTATTCAACCCAACCATCagtttttcttcttttcatgGTAGTTCTGGTTGAAAGTTGCATGGTTGTGCATTGATTGGAAAGATCAGATCCAGCATCAGCGTATCTTTCGGTAAGgtatcttttccttttcaattCAGTATTTTTGATGGCAATAAGCTTGTTAAGACCTATTAAATCACAGGTCGTAAGAGTCTGTGATCAGTTTGTAAGCCATTCAACAAGACAAATAACTTAcctttttcgatattttggAAATGAGCGGCAGtgagattgagattgttACTgagttgatggtgatggtctATATACCATCGTCAATATCAGCTGTCTATACAGAATAGGCCTTCATCGCCAAAAGAGTTCTCACTCTTTACGCTTTCCCAAGTTGGCGAAAACCCAGAAACTTCAGTCAATTTGACAACATCTTCGAAGATCTTTTCTCTATCGATAGAAACAGAGATGATAGACTGATGGTCTAATAATGCAAAAGGAATCTTGAATCTtggttctggttctggtACGGGTTCGGGTTCgggttcatcttcaaattccGGTTGATATTCATCCATAACTTCCTCAATTCTTCTCGAGCCCTATATTGTAATTGGTGCTATATATCAGTATAGATACGGTGTTCAGAGAAAGGGATGGTAATAACTTACATTGGCGGATGGagtaaagttgaatgagTTTTCCATATCTGGCTCTCTTCGATGAGAACCACGTTTGTGAGGTGTGACCGGATAGCCACCAACTCGTTCTCGCCTATCAGTATAATCCATATACTCATCCTGCTCGTCACCAAAAGCATCGTATTGGCTGTCTGGGAGATAAGATCCGTTGTAGAGAGCAGTAGCGGAATAGTTTTGGCGATTAGCCGATCTCGAACTTGGTTGTGCACCTCTTGCTGTTTCTCGAATGGTGTTGCCGAAGTGGTGTGAAGTGTTTCTAAGGTTAGATACCGAAAAACCAGGTTGTCCCCGATCAGTGGAAGAATGATACCTTGCATCTTGATTGTGAGCTTTAATACCGTTACCTTGATGATTAGGAGGGTAGTCATCTTGCGGTCCATAACcaaaagattgattttgggGCATATTCGGGATCAAGTTGGTTTGGGCAATCAGGTGGCTAGACGATTGCATGCCTTTAGGCTTAACTTGCGGCTCTTGAGCATGAGACTTCTCGAGCTCATAAGGATCTTCGAAATTGTCGACATCAGGTGCCATAACATCATATAATTCGGTTGTTTGGTCTTGGAAATCGCCTCGAGTGATACCAGGAGCGGGACCGTAAAGAGCTTGTTTACCGATATTAGCCTCATTACGTTGTTTAGCATCAATGGCAAGTTCTTGTTTAATCGATGACTAAGGTTTCGAGACTTGGTCAGTATGATCGGTCTTCACAATGCTCCGTTCCTTACCTTGACATCTTGTATTTTTGGTGAAGGCATTGTATCCTTGTTAGCAAGATCTGGGCTTTGCTTCATACGGTTTCCGTCGAGTGTCTCTGGAGGTTTAAACAGGAGAAATGTCGATCAGCGAAATACATACCGTGTCATGGATTTCAGGAAGCTATCACTTACTATGGTTTTCTTTGTCTTGATTAAGAGGGAAAGCAAAACCACTGTTTGGAATCATAGTGGTTGACTTGCTAAGTTGAGGCTTTGAGGCTTGGAATTGAGCGGAAGGACCAGCTTGTTGAGCGGCGAAATCTTGCTTTTCTATAGCTTGAGAATTGGATGATTCAGCTCTTTGATCGCCGGTCATACCTTGATTGTGAGATGAGTTAGCAACTTTGGCTTGAGAAGAATGAGTATTACCCTTTTCAGTATTTTTTGGTTGTTCTTGAGGGGTAGCAGATCGATGTTGAGCTGTTCCCGAATTaaaatgttgttgatgtacTTGTTTTGAGGTTACCCGAGGATCTGTAGGTCTAGATGGTGGTCTAGAGAGGGCTTGAGATTGACCTTGAGCAGGAATACCTTGTGTGCTTCCTTGTTTGGAGGAAGGTACCAAAGCACCTTGATTAGTGTCTTTCGACTTATTAGTTCCAATCATATTGATAGAACCGAAGTCAATATCGTTAATAGGTGATATTCTAGCTTGAGGTGTGTTATTGTTATAGTAGTGAGTAGGAAGAGGAATTGGTGGAGAAATATTAGTAGGCAAAATGTTCCGGTTGATGATGTAAGTTCGAGATGAGGAAGCAGTACCTTGGGGACCGACGATATTCGAATGTGAGCGGAGAAGGCCAATTTGCTTGTTGTAGACTGTCAACATCACAGAGCGAAAGATTCTAGATAGTCAGTACATTTCTGTCAGCTTGAGAGATTGAAGGCggaaaaaaaggaagaagaatcaataatTTTGAACGGGCAGTATAGGCTTCACTTTTGATTAGATGATCTGAATACCGAATCATGTTCCCTGACGCATAAGGATGCAAAGCTACCATGATAGTAGCTCCCTATCATGTTCAATAGGTAGGATTTGAATTGATTGGTACGAATTTCATACTCATCAGGTGAAGGAAAGGAAGGATCGATGAGAAAAAAGCAAAGGCGTAACGAGAAGcgaagaaggagaaaatcATTCTTCTGGGAATGAAGCTAAGAGAAACCAGAGcttcaactcaccttttcagAAGTTTGATGATTAAGCAATATCAGAC encodes:
- a CDS encoding asparagine-tRNA ligase, which encodes MRRSAIRLSVLPPTLRTILSTTTPAQINAVSSSSSSSTSTSTDSNHTAGNGNQEITVNGWIKSIRTHKNVSFVEVNDGSSGRSLQAVLKGKGKADGLTNGTSVKLIGELKKSRGQGQDVELSVRDIEVLGECDAEAYPIQKKSLPPSVLRENAHLRFRTSQTAAVMRVRDAVMRDWHDWFEENDFTHIHTPILTGSDCEGAGEVFTLLDQPKSSQPSSSSSSSSIAATKEDRFFPHNVNLTVSSQLHLESPTHSLNRVYTLSPCFRAEPSLTSRHLSEFYMLEGELGFIDTLDELLNVVEDGIKQTLTKLLNSTSNRSVRLRDDIKVISKSLEQQEQDKQDSEVDIPATPVNNVDPLDHLNQIISKPFTRITYTEALDILSKELPSTTNQEIPKWGESISTENEKWLASYFNGPLFITRYPKNIKPFYMLPTSTSTSGPVQNCKETVECFDLLFPQIGEMAGGSLREHDHSNLVRSLKENGMKPKQYDWYLDLRKYGSIKHGGWGMGFERWISYLTKIQNIKDVIAYPRWKGHCKY